In the Papaver somniferum cultivar HN1 unplaced genomic scaffold, ASM357369v1 unplaced-scaffold_30223, whole genome shotgun sequence genome, TGATGCTGCTTTAAGGATTCAAAAACAATCTGTggcaaaaaaacctaaaaatactgGGTTTGGGTTCTTTGGTACGATGTTGAAGAGAATAACTAACCGAAAACGGAAGAATCTTACTCTGGATAATGATGAGATTAAAGTTTCTGTGAAGGATATTTTGAAATGGGATTCTACTAATGGCCGTAAGAGAATCACAGATGAGATGATGGAAGTTACAAAAGCAGAGGATTCGGACGATGAAATTAGGGCTTCTGATATGGGTTTTTCATGTTCTTGTAATAACAGTAGAGTTAGCAGCAGTGCTTGGTCTGAAAGTAATGAAGAAAAATCATTAGATTTAGAGACTTCTAGCAGTAGgtctgatgaagattctgatgaagatgattttGTTGAAGAGCATATCAGAGGAGATTTCTATTCTGCATATGAGAAAGAATTTTGTTCAAGTCCATTTAGATTTGTTCTTGATAATTCTTCANNNNNNNNNNNGGAAGAACATATCAGAGGAGATTTTTGTTCTACATATGAGAAAGAATTTTGTTCAAGTCCATTTAGATTTTTTCTTGATAATTCTTCATCCCCTACCGGTCAAATTACACCGGAATTTAGGTCTCCGGTATCTTCCCCGGCTCGCCTCAAAAAGCAGGtttgctttctttcttttttaccaCTTTCGCTTTTATTTGgataatttaattttattttattactacAGTACTATTTAAGATAAAAACGTGACTCGGGAAATGGACGAGTCAAGGCTCAATTCTGACTCGAGT is a window encoding:
- the LOC113341691 gene encoding uncharacterized protein LOC113341691 yields the protein MLKRITNRKRKNLTLDNDEIKVSVKDILKWDSTNGRKRITDEMMEVTKAEDSDDEIRASDMGFSCSCNNSRVSSSAWSESNEEKSLDLETSSSRSDEDSDEDDFVEEHIRGDFCSTYEKEFCSSPFRFFLDNSSSPTGQITPEFRSPVSSPARLKKQVCFLSFLPLSLLFG